In the Chryseobacterium sp. MYb264 genome, one interval contains:
- a CDS encoding dipeptidase: MQETLNYINENKQRFVDELFELLRIPSISADPAYKNDVLKCADVVAEYLKNAGADNVEVCQTKGYPIVFGEKILNKDLPTVLVYGHYDVQPADPLELWTKPPFEPYIEKTELHPDGAIFARGSADDKGQFFMHLKAFEAMMKTNALPCNVKFILEGEEEVGSVSLGDFVNENKEKLACDCILISDTHIYSNEQPTVTTGLRGLSYVEVEIEGPNRDLHSGLYGGAVPNPIHVLSRMIAKLIDEDGQITIDGFYDNVEDVSDEERAEMNKLKDNPEEFKKSIGLSGVEGEAGYTTLERTSIRPTLDCNGIWGGYTGEGAKTVIPSKASAKISMRLVPYQTPEEITEKFTKYFHKIAPDNVKVKITAHHGGMPYVLPTDTKEFQAAKKAMEASFGKEVLPFRGGGSIPITSMFEQVLGAKSVLMGFGLDSDAIHSPNEHYGLFNFYKGIESIPLFFDNYSK, encoded by the coding sequence ATGCAAGAGACATTAAATTACATCAACGAAAACAAACAGCGTTTCGTGGATGAATTATTTGAGTTACTGAGAATTCCTTCTATTTCTGCAGATCCCGCGTATAAAAATGATGTATTGAAGTGTGCAGACGTGGTGGCAGAATACCTTAAAAATGCAGGAGCAGATAATGTGGAAGTTTGCCAGACCAAGGGATATCCTATCGTTTTCGGAGAAAAAATTTTAAATAAAGACTTGCCGACGGTTTTGGTTTACGGACATTACGATGTTCAGCCAGCTGATCCTTTGGAATTATGGACAAAACCTCCTTTTGAACCCTATATCGAAAAAACAGAGCTTCACCCTGACGGCGCAATCTTCGCAAGAGGTTCTGCGGATGATAAGGGTCAATTTTTTATGCATCTAAAGGCTTTTGAAGCGATGATGAAAACGAACGCACTTCCTTGCAATGTTAAATTCATTTTAGAAGGTGAAGAAGAAGTAGGGTCTGTAAGCTTAGGCGATTTTGTCAATGAAAACAAAGAGAAATTAGCGTGCGACTGTATCTTAATTTCTGATACACATATCTATAGCAACGAGCAACCAACGGTTACCACTGGTTTAAGAGGTTTGAGCTATGTAGAAGTTGAAATCGAAGGTCCAAACAGAGATTTGCACTCAGGACTTTACGGAGGAGCAGTTCCAAACCCGATTCATGTGCTTTCAAGAATGATTGCAAAATTGATCGATGAAGACGGACAAATCACTATTGACGGGTTCTACGATAATGTAGAAGATGTTTCAGACGAAGAAAGAGCTGAAATGAATAAGTTGAAAGACAATCCTGAAGAGTTCAAAAAATCAATCGGATTGAGCGGAGTAGAAGGCGAAGCAGGCTATACAACGCTTGAAAGAACGTCTATCCGTCCGACTTTAGATTGCAACGGAATTTGGGGCGGTTACACAGGAGAAGGTGCTAAAACGGTGATTCCTTCTAAGGCTTCTGCTAAAATTTCTATGCGTTTGGTTCCTTATCAGACTCCTGAAGAGATTACGGAAAAATTCACAAAATATTTCCACAAAATCGCTCCGGACAATGTAAAAGTGAAAATTACAGCACACCACGGAGGGATGCCTTATGTTTTACCAACGGACACAAAAGAATTCCAGGCTGCTAAAAAAGCGATGGAAGCATCATTCGGAAAAGAAGTTCTACCATTCAGAGGAGGAGGAAGTATTCCTATTACTTCAATGTTTGAACAGGTTTTAGGAGCTAAATCAGTGTTGATGGGCTTCGGTCTAGATTCTGATGCCATCCACTCTCCAAATGAACATTACGGTCTCTTTAATTTCTATAAGGGAATTGAAAGTATCCCGCTGTTTTTCGATAATTATTCTAAATAA
- a CDS encoding class I SAM-dependent methyltransferase — translation MGKTILNQEVQKYINANLNTDLHSLLLKKSPFPEVSMQEIVQQIKGRQVAQKKFPFLLKEGIIFPPQLSLEQSSSEKTALYKSELLEGTKFIDLTSGFGIDAYYLSKNFSEITLVEQNPELLEIVEHNWTVLEKKAKFINQKLENFLNQNKEAFDVIYLDPARRDNNKNKVFLLEDLSPNILEIQEKLLSISNEVVIKLSPLIDLKYLVSVLPSIFRIDIIALKNDVKEVVVFLSKENTGEITCNCVNLESDESTFTYKFGEEENVHATYDEPENFIYIPNNSMLKAGVFNLISEKFGLKKLHPNTHIYTSNEKIKDFPGRILEIEVIDAKQIKKKSQFNIISKNYPLKPEEIKKKYGLKDGGENYLIFTQSKKGKIIIKSV, via the coding sequence GTGGGAAAAACAATATTAAATCAAGAAGTCCAAAAATACATCAATGCAAATCTAAACACAGACTTGCACTCATTATTGTTAAAAAAATCCCCGTTTCCTGAAGTTTCTATGCAGGAAATTGTTCAGCAGATTAAGGGAAGACAGGTTGCACAAAAGAAATTTCCGTTTTTATTAAAAGAGGGTATAATTTTCCCGCCACAATTAAGTTTAGAACAATCTTCCTCCGAAAAAACAGCTTTATATAAATCAGAACTTTTAGAAGGAACAAAATTCATTGATTTAACCAGCGGTTTTGGAATTGATGCCTATTATTTATCCAAAAATTTCAGCGAAATAACTTTAGTTGAACAAAATCCTGAACTGTTAGAAATTGTTGAGCATAATTGGACGGTTTTAGAAAAAAAAGCAAAGTTTATTAATCAAAAACTGGAAAATTTTCTGAATCAAAATAAAGAAGCTTTTGATGTAATTTATCTCGATCCGGCGCGAAGAGATAATAATAAAAATAAGGTCTTTCTATTGGAAGATTTGTCACCCAATATTCTTGAAATTCAGGAAAAATTATTGTCGATTTCTAATGAAGTAGTGATAAAACTGTCGCCTTTAATTGATTTAAAATATTTGGTGTCTGTTTTACCAAGCATTTTCAGGATTGATATTATTGCGTTGAAGAACGATGTAAAAGAAGTTGTTGTCTTTCTGTCAAAGGAAAATACAGGAGAAATTACCTGCAATTGCGTGAATCTGGAAAGTGATGAATCTACTTTTACCTATAAGTTTGGAGAAGAGGAAAATGTTCATGCAACATACGATGAACCTGAAAATTTCATCTATATTCCTAATAATTCAATGCTAAAAGCTGGAGTTTTCAATTTAATTTCAGAAAAATTTGGCTTGAAAAAACTTCATCCGAATACTCATATTTACACTTCCAATGAAAAAATAAAAGACTTTCCCGGAAGAATTTTGGAAATTGAAGTTATTGACGCTAAGCAGATTAAAAAGAAAAGTCAGTTTAATATTATTTCAAAAAATTATCCTTTAAAACCTGAAGAAATCAAGAAAAAATACGGATTAAAAGATGGTGGTGAAAATTACCTTATTTTTACACAATCCAAAAAAGGAAAAATAATCATAAAATCAGTATAA
- a CDS encoding GxxExxY protein — MKENEISFYIRKSIFSIYNELGPGLLEKVYEKVLMLELESHGLEVRNQVPMSIKFRDIIIDSSFVADIIVENKVIIEIKSIQEISEVHHKQLLTYLKLSDMKLGILVNFNTDYIAKNIFRKINGNLD; from the coding sequence GTGAAAGAAAATGAGATAAGTTTTTATATCAGAAAATCGATATTTTCTATTTATAATGAATTAGGACCTGGTTTATTAGAGAAAGTTTATGAAAAAGTTTTAATGCTTGAACTGGAAAGTCATGGATTAGAAGTCCGGAATCAAGTTCCAATGTCTATAAAATTTAGAGATATTATTATTGATTCAAGTTTTGTTGCAGACATTATTGTTGAAAACAAGGTAATTATAGAAATTAAATCAATCCAAGAAATTAGCGAAGTTCATCATAAACAATTGCTGACTTATCTTAAACTATCTGATATGAAGTTGGGAATATTAGTCAATTTCAATACAGATTATATTGCTAAAAATATCTTCCGAAAAATAAATGGAAATTTAGATTAA
- a CDS encoding methylmalonyl-CoA mutase family protein, with the protein MSNTAWEDLVKKQLKTDDIYSILSKENLEGIVVKPFYDSVEKSLVNLPKIEESTHLVSRYHESLEEDVFAFILDQNVENLEQKTIFVNNIDLAGHISPKEEDQYFSLIDVFEEKEATINDQLVKELLAKQFRRNVCVDISLHQNAGAAIYQQLGIALAKTKELVEVYGSEILYKLIFRIAVGGNYFFEMAKLRAFKMVFNQLSKEYNLDEIPYIFAETSLRNKAVADNENNLIRSTLELASAMIGGADAVFSNNYLVDRSTDNSEEISFKQQIVLAYESIINVFEDASNGSYYIEDITQQIAEKSWALFVEIEEAGGYLELLKQGIIQKKIYDHAVEEQKWVEEGKIKLIGVNLYPKLDVKKSVEELYNEKEIKPVRWAEMFE; encoded by the coding sequence ATGTCAAATACAGCCTGGGAAGATCTAGTTAAAAAACAACTTAAAACTGATGATATTTACTCAATTCTTTCAAAAGAAAATCTGGAAGGAATTGTAGTGAAACCTTTTTATGATTCGGTAGAAAAGTCTTTGGTAAACCTTCCAAAAATCGAAGAAAGCACGCATTTGGTGTCAAGATATCACGAAAGTTTAGAAGAGGATGTATTTGCCTTTATTTTGGATCAGAATGTAGAAAACCTTGAACAGAAAACTATTTTCGTGAATAATATTGATCTGGCGGGACACATCAGTCCGAAAGAAGAAGATCAGTATTTTTCGTTAATTGATGTTTTTGAGGAAAAAGAAGCTACGATTAATGATCAGTTAGTGAAAGAATTATTGGCAAAACAGTTTAGAAGAAACGTTTGCGTAGATATTTCTCTTCATCAAAATGCCGGAGCAGCCATTTACCAGCAATTAGGAATTGCTTTGGCAAAAACAAAAGAACTGGTTGAAGTATATGGCTCGGAAATTTTATATAAACTGATTTTCAGAATTGCTGTCGGAGGAAATTATTTCTTCGAAATGGCAAAACTGAGAGCATTTAAAATGGTTTTCAATCAACTCTCAAAAGAATATAACTTAGACGAAATTCCATACATTTTTGCAGAAACTTCGTTGCGAAATAAAGCGGTTGCTGATAATGAAAACAACCTGATCCGTTCGACTTTAGAGCTGGCCTCTGCTATGATTGGCGGCGCAGATGCAGTTTTCAGTAATAATTATTTAGTTGACAGATCTACAGATAATTCGGAAGAAATTTCTTTCAAACAGCAGATTGTTTTGGCTTATGAAAGTATTATTAATGTCTTTGAAGATGCTTCAAACGGAAGTTATTATATAGAAGATATTACGCAGCAGATTGCAGAAAAATCTTGGGCTTTGTTCGTAGAAATTGAAGAAGCAGGAGGTTACCTTGAACTTTTAAAGCAAGGAATTATCCAGAAGAAAATCTACGATCATGCTGTTGAAGAGCAAAAATGGGTTGAAGAAGGCAAAATAAAGCTGATCGGAGTGAATTTATATCCGAAATTAGACGTTAAAAAGTCCGTAGAAGAATTATACAACGAAAAGGAAATTAAACCGGTTCGTTGGGCGGAAATGTTTGAATAA
- a CDS encoding FtsB family cell division protein: MKENKLIKDIQPKSETFKIIQKYVLNKYTITIGMFLVWMIFFDKTSFLVINELNGEINKYEEQLQYYKTEYEKNDAFYKKLMNNKSEKEKYARENYFMKKPDEEIFILVVDSTKVAKK; this comes from the coding sequence ATGAAAGAAAACAAACTTATTAAAGACATTCAGCCAAAGTCTGAGACTTTCAAAATTATTCAGAAATATGTTCTGAATAAGTATACCATTACTATTGGTATGTTTCTGGTCTGGATGATTTTCTTTGATAAAACTTCGTTTTTGGTAATCAATGAGCTGAATGGCGAGATTAACAAATACGAAGAACAACTTCAATATTATAAAACCGAATACGAAAAAAATGACGCGTTTTATAAAAAATTGATGAACAATAAATCTGAAAAAGAAAAATACGCAAGAGAAAATTATTTCATGAAAAAGCCGGATGAAGAAATCTTTATTCTGGTAGTGGACAGTACGAAGGTGGCGAAAAAATAA
- the udk gene encoding uridine kinase — protein MLVIGIAGGTGSGKTTVVDKILQQLDIEGMNILSQDNYYHDNHNLTLTEREALNYDHPKSIDFDLLIQHVKALKSNEPIEQPIYSFVTHGRTGDHVTVEPRNVLVVEGILVLTNKELLKEFDLKVFVHADSDERLIRRIRRDTQDRGRDLSEVLHRYQTTLKPMHQEFIEPSKNEADLIIPNMRQNSVAIDFLTTVIKNSLRKH, from the coding sequence ATGCTTGTAATAGGAATTGCAGGAGGTACAGGATCCGGCAAAACTACGGTTGTTGACAAGATACTTCAACAGCTTGATATCGAAGGAATGAATATCCTTTCTCAGGATAATTATTATCATGATAATCATAATCTTACGCTTACAGAAAGAGAAGCTTTAAATTATGATCACCCAAAATCCATCGATTTTGATTTGTTGATACAGCATGTAAAAGCGTTGAAAAGCAACGAACCCATTGAACAGCCTATTTACAGCTTTGTAACCCATGGCAGAACAGGAGATCACGTTACTGTAGAGCCTAGAAATGTATTGGTGGTAGAAGGAATTTTGGTTCTTACCAACAAAGAATTGCTAAAGGAATTTGATTTAAAAGTATTCGTGCATGCCGATTCTGATGAGAGGTTAATTCGAAGGATTAGGAGGGATACACAAGATAGGGGACGTGATTTAAGTGAAGTTTTACACCGTTATCAGACCACATTGAAACCCATGCATCAGGAATTTATCGAACCGTCTAAAAACGAAGCCGATTTAATTATTCCCAACATGCGACAAAATTCCGTAGCGATTGATTTTTTAACAACTGTTATTAAAAATTCGTTGAGAAAACATTAA
- a CDS encoding ATP-dependent Clp protease adaptor ClpS, producing MFFYNSIKDYDNPKRQYEEEVLVLDDTDEVYKLVLHNDDIHTFDFVIDCLIEICKHTLEQAEQCTMLVHYKGKCTVKTGSLDVLKPMHERLISRELTSEIV from the coding sequence ATGTTTTTTTATAACAGTATAAAAGATTACGACAATCCGAAACGTCAGTATGAAGAAGAAGTGCTGGTGCTGGACGATACGGATGAAGTGTATAAATTGGTGTTGCATAATGACGATATTCATACTTTTGATTTTGTAATCGATTGTTTGATCGAAATTTGCAAGCATACCTTAGAACAGGCCGAGCAATGTACCATGTTGGTGCATTACAAAGGCAAATGCACAGTAAAAACAGGCTCTTTAGATGTTTTAAAACCTATGCATGAAAGACTTATTTCAAGAGAATTAACAAGCGAAATAGTATAA
- a CDS encoding hemolysin family protein encodes MDSDIVRLLLALLLVLLNGFFVAAEFSIVKVRYSQIQLKAAEGNSMAKQAEHIIKHLDEYLSATQLGITLASLALGWVGESALHHVVESIFQSLNVEMAQTTITTISVVVSFVLITVMHIVFGELIPKSIAIRKSEATTMATAVPLRVFYTVFKPFIWLMNLMSNGFLRLIKIHPASEQEIHSTEELQLLVKQSADSGEIEEENYEIIKNAFDFTDHSAKQIMVPRQNITSIDFEEDINEIINKIMESGYSRIPVYVDSIDNVIGILYTKEIIREFVKRKGELNHEDLKELMRDAFFVVGSKKISDLLKIFQQKKQHLAIVIDEFGGTEGIITLEDILEELVGEIQDEEDDEEKIVDKIAENTYWVQATQPLDEINEFLPKKLPLSEESEYNSLAGFILHALEDIPEENQEFDMENYHFKILKMNNKSVELVELVYEAPNNINDLAEKIGEV; translated from the coding sequence ATGGACTCGGACATAGTCAGGCTTTTGCTAGCCTTATTACTTGTTTTACTTAATGGCTTTTTCGTAGCCGCAGAATTTTCAATTGTTAAAGTTCGTTATTCTCAAATCCAATTAAAAGCAGCCGAAGGTAACTCTATGGCGAAGCAGGCAGAGCATATCATTAAGCATCTTGATGAATACCTGTCGGCAACGCAGCTGGGGATTACATTGGCTTCACTAGCCTTAGGTTGGGTGGGAGAAAGCGCCTTACACCACGTTGTGGAAAGCATTTTTCAGTCTCTGAATGTAGAAATGGCTCAAACAACGATCACAACAATTTCAGTTGTTGTAAGTTTTGTATTAATTACAGTAATGCATATTGTTTTTGGGGAATTAATTCCGAAATCAATCGCGATCAGAAAATCAGAAGCTACTACAATGGCTACAGCAGTGCCGTTGAGAGTTTTCTATACTGTTTTCAAACCATTTATCTGGTTGATGAATTTGATGTCGAACGGATTTTTAAGATTAATTAAAATTCACCCGGCTTCCGAACAGGAGATTCACTCTACTGAAGAATTGCAGTTGTTGGTAAAACAAAGTGCAGACAGCGGCGAAATTGAGGAGGAAAACTATGAGATCATTAAAAATGCCTTTGATTTTACAGATCACTCGGCAAAACAGATCATGGTTCCTCGTCAGAATATTACATCGATCGATTTTGAAGAAGATATCAATGAGATCATCAACAAAATCATGGAAAGCGGATATTCCAGAATTCCGGTGTATGTTGATTCTATCGATAATGTGATCGGTATTTTATACACGAAAGAGATCATTAGAGAATTTGTAAAGAGAAAAGGTGAGCTGAATCACGAAGATCTTAAAGAACTGATGCGTGATGCTTTTTTCGTAGTTGGAAGCAAAAAGATCTCGGATCTATTGAAGATTTTCCAGCAGAAGAAACAGCATTTAGCGATTGTTATCGATGAGTTTGGTGGAACGGAAGGTATCATTACTCTTGAAGATATTTTAGAGGAATTGGTGGGTGAAATTCAGGATGAAGAAGACGATGAAGAGAAAATTGTTGATAAAATTGCCGAAAATACCTATTGGGTACAGGCCACTCAGCCTTTGGATGAGATCAATGAATTTTTACCTAAAAAACTACCGCTTTCAGAGGAAAGTGAGTACAATTCATTAGCCGGATTTATTCTTCACGCATTGGAAGATATTCCTGAAGAAAATCAGGAGTTTGACATGGAAAATTATCATTTCAAGATCTTGAAAATGAATAATAAAAGCGTTGAGCTTGTGGAATTGGTGTATGAAGCGCCAAATAATATCAATGATTTAGCCGAAAAAATAGGCGAAGTTTAA
- the atpG gene encoding ATP synthase F1 subunit gamma, with amino-acid sequence MANLKEIRGRISSISSTMQITRAMKMVSAAKLKKAQDAIVMLRPYSEKLQELIENVNSSSDPDQVSVYAQKREVKRVLFIAVTSNRGLAGAFNSSIVKELNAQFQNNSQYEVEVLSIGKKAYDAVRKTRTVYANASSVFDNLNFDTVAHVTEGVMKSFTEGKFDEVYVIYNKFVNAATQEVTTEKLLPISMEEVDTTESQVETDYIFEPNKAEILDNLIPKSIKTQVFKAILDSVASEHGARMTAMHKATDNAQALKNDLVIFYNKARQAAITNEILEIVSGAEALKNS; translated from the coding sequence ATGGCAAACTTAAAAGAAATACGAGGTAGAATATCGTCAATTTCATCTACGATGCAGATTACACGTGCTATGAAAATGGTTTCCGCTGCGAAACTTAAAAAAGCACAGGATGCCATCGTAATGTTGAGACCTTATTCTGAAAAATTGCAGGAATTGATCGAGAATGTAAATTCTAGCTCAGATCCTGATCAGGTTTCTGTTTATGCTCAAAAAAGAGAGGTTAAAAGAGTACTTTTCATCGCTGTTACTTCAAACAGAGGTTTGGCGGGAGCTTTCAACTCATCTATCGTAAAAGAGCTTAATGCCCAGTTTCAGAACAATTCTCAATACGAGGTAGAAGTTCTTTCTATTGGTAAAAAAGCGTACGATGCGGTAAGAAAAACACGTACAGTATATGCTAACGCAAGTTCAGTTTTTGATAATTTGAACTTTGATACAGTAGCACATGTTACAGAAGGTGTTATGAAAAGCTTTACTGAAGGTAAATTTGATGAAGTATATGTTATTTACAATAAATTCGTCAATGCTGCTACTCAGGAAGTAACTACAGAAAAACTTCTTCCTATTTCTATGGAAGAGGTAGATACTACAGAATCTCAAGTAGAGACAGATTATATTTTTGAGCCAAATAAAGCGGAAATCTTAGATAATTTGATTCCGAAATCTATTAAAACTCAGGTTTTCAAAGCAATCTTAGATTCAGTTGCATCTGAACACGGAGCGAGAATGACTGCAATGCACAAAGCAACAGACAACGCGCAGGCCTTGAAAAATGATCTTGTGATCTTCTACAACAAAGCAAGACAGGCTGCTATTACAAACGAAATCTTAGAGATCGTTTCCGGAGCAGAAGCCTTGAAAAATTCGTAA
- the atpA gene encoding F0F1 ATP synthase subunit alpha encodes MAEINPAEVSAILKQQLANFDTQSNVEEVGTVLTIGDGIARVYGLENVQYGELVKFASDVEGIVLNLEEDNVGVALLGESKLVKEGDTVRRTNRISSIKVGEGMLGRVVDTLGNPIDGKGPITGDLYEMPLERKAPGVIFRQPVTEPLQTGIVAIDAMIPVGRGQRELIIGDRQTGKTTVAIDTIINQKEFFDAGKPVYCIYVAIGQKASTVAQIVKTLSDKGALAYTVIVAANASDPVPMQVYSAMAGASIGEFFRDTGRPALIVYDDLSKQAVAYRELSLLLRRPPGREAYPGDVFYLHSRLLERAAKVIADDKIASQMNDLPESLKPIVKGGGSLTALPIIETQAGDVSAYIPTNVISITDGQIFLESDLFNSGVRPAINVGISVSRVGGNAQIKSMKKVSGTLKLDQAQYKELEAFAKFGSDLDASTLAVISKGERNVEILKQPVNAPLPVDSQVAMVYAGTENLMRNVPIKKVKEFQVEYIEFLRSKHPETMAAIKAGKIDNDITSVLKQAANDLASKYN; translated from the coding sequence ATGGCAGAAATAAATCCGGCAGAAGTATCTGCGATCTTAAAACAGCAATTGGCCAACTTCGATACTCAATCAAACGTTGAGGAAGTAGGTACAGTTTTAACCATCGGTGATGGTATTGCTCGTGTATACGGGTTAGAAAATGTACAATACGGTGAGTTGGTGAAGTTTGCTAGCGATGTAGAAGGTATTGTACTAAACCTTGAAGAAGACAACGTAGGTGTTGCTTTATTAGGTGAAAGTAAATTAGTAAAAGAAGGAGATACAGTAAGAAGAACAAACAGAATCTCTTCTATTAAAGTAGGAGAAGGAATGTTAGGTAGAGTAGTAGATACTCTTGGTAACCCTATCGATGGTAAAGGTCCTATTACTGGGGATTTATATGAAATGCCATTAGAAAGAAAAGCTCCCGGAGTTATCTTCAGACAGCCGGTAACTGAGCCTTTACAAACTGGTATTGTTGCAATTGATGCGATGATTCCTGTAGGAAGAGGTCAGAGAGAGCTTATCATTGGTGACAGACAGACAGGTAAAACTACTGTTGCGATCGATACGATCATCAACCAAAAAGAATTCTTTGATGCAGGTAAGCCTGTATATTGTATATATGTTGCTATCGGTCAGAAGGCTTCTACTGTAGCACAAATCGTTAAAACGCTTTCTGATAAAGGAGCTTTGGCATATACTGTAATCGTTGCAGCTAACGCATCAGATCCAGTTCCAATGCAGGTATATTCTGCAATGGCAGGTGCTTCTATCGGTGAGTTCTTCAGAGATACTGGTAGACCAGCTTTGATCGTTTATGATGATTTATCTAAACAAGCGGTAGCTTACCGTGAGCTTTCTCTACTATTGAGAAGACCACCGGGACGTGAGGCTTATCCTGGAGACGTTTTCTATCTTCACTCAAGATTATTGGAAAGAGCGGCAAAAGTAATCGCTGATGATAAAATTGCTAGCCAAATGAACGATTTACCAGAATCTTTAAAGCCAATCGTAAAAGGTGGCGGTTCATTAACGGCACTTCCAATCATTGAAACTCAGGCGGGTGACGTTTCTGCGTATATCCCAACAAACGTAATCTCTATTACAGACGGACAGATCTTCTTGGAGTCTGACTTGTTCAACTCAGGGGTTCGTCCTGCGATCAACGTAGGTATCTCTGTATCGAGAGTAGGAGGTAATGCTCAGATCAAATCAATGAAAAAAGTGTCTGGTACTCTTAAGTTAGATCAGGCTCAGTATAAAGAACTGGAAGCGTTCGCGAAATTCGGTTCAGACCTTGATGCTTCTACTTTAGCAGTAATCTCTAAAGGAGAAAGAAACGTAGAAATCCTTAAGCAGCCGGTAAATGCACCACTTCCTGTAGATAGTCAGGTAGCAATGGTATATGCCGGAACAGAAAACTTAATGAGAAACGTTCCTATCAAAAAAGTAAAAGAATTCCAGGTAGAATATATCGAGTTCCTAAGATCTAAGCACCCAGAAACAATGGCTGCTATTAAAGCTGGAAAAATCGATAACGATATTACTAGCGTTCTTAAGCAGGCTGCTAACGATTTAGCTTCTAAATATAACTAA
- the atpH gene encoding ATP synthase F1 subunit delta — protein MLTSKVAKRYAQGLLDFTNESGQTATVFSEMKDVVKIMNESKDLNRFFLTPYIDSKKKVEVANEIFKGLSVSSQNLITLVIKQGRENQLKNIAQEFINKVEDINGVKRITLTTATELTKENIEQILKSTSLVKADANFDLTVNVNPSILGGYILRVGDQQVDASVKAKLNQVKKDFQLN, from the coding sequence ATGCTTACATCTAAAGTAGCTAAAAGATACGCACAAGGTTTACTTGATTTTACAAACGAATCAGGGCAAACGGCTACTGTATTTTCTGAAATGAAAGATGTGGTGAAGATCATGAACGAATCTAAAGATTTGAACAGATTTTTTCTTACGCCTTACATCGATTCTAAAAAGAAAGTAGAAGTAGCAAACGAAATATTTAAAGGTTTATCTGTTTCTTCTCAGAATTTAATCACACTTGTTATTAAGCAAGGTCGTGAAAATCAACTGAAGAACATTGCTCAGGAATTCATCAATAAAGTGGAAGACATCAATGGTGTTAAGAGAATTACTTTAACAACTGCGACTGAATTGACAAAGGAGAATATCGAGCAGATTTTAAAATCTACAAGCTTAGTAAAAGCAGATGCTAATTTTGATCTTACAGTAAATGTAAACCCTTCGATTTTAGGAGGATACATTTTAAGAGTAGGAGACCAGCAGGTAGATGCTTCTGTGAAAGCGAAATTAAACCAAGTGAAAAAAGATTTTCAATTAAATTAA
- a CDS encoding F0F1 ATP synthase subunit B produces the protein MDLLTPSIGNIFWTAVVFLLLVVLLKSLAWKPILSAVKTREDNIQDALNQAKLAKKEMEDLKADNERIMREAKIERDAILKEAREIKDRIVGEAKDAAKAEGEKLIEAARQSINAEKNAAMADIKTTIGTLSVNIAESILKQKLDNSEAQNELVQNYINKSNLN, from the coding sequence ATGGACTTATTAACTCCTTCAATTGGTAATATTTTCTGGACAGCTGTAGTATTTTTATTACTAGTGGTTCTTCTTAAATCTTTAGCATGGAAGCCTATTCTTAGCGCTGTAAAAACAAGAGAAGACAATATTCAGGATGCTCTTAACCAGGCTAAATTGGCTAAAAAAGAAATGGAAGATCTTAAAGCTGACAACGAAAGAATTATGCGTGAGGCTAAGATCGAAAGAGATGCTATCCTAAAAGAAGCTAGAGAGATCAAAGACAGAATCGTAGGTGAAGCTAAAGATGCTGCAAAAGCTGAAGGAGAAAAATTGATCGAAGCGGCAAGACAATCTATCAATGCTGAGAAAAATGCTGCTATGGCAGACATCAAAACTACAATTGGTACTTTATCTGTAAACATCGCAGAATCTATCTTGAAGCAAAAGCTTGATAACAGCGAGGCTCAAAACGAATTAGTTCAAAATTATATAAACAAATCTAACCTTAACTAA
- the atpE gene encoding ATP synthase F0 subunit C: protein MTGSIAAIGAGLAVLGVGLGIGKIGGSAMEGIARQPEQSGKIQTAMIIAAALIEGAGLFGIVVALLGNG, encoded by the coding sequence ATGACAGGTAGTATCGCAGCAATCGGAGCTGGTTTAGCAGTTCTTGGTGTAGGATTGGGAATTGGTAAAATTGGTGGTAGCGCAATGGAAGGTATTGCAAGACAACCAGAGCAATCAGGAAAAATCCAAACTGCAATGATTATCGCAGCGGCTCTTATCGAGGGTGCTGGTCTATTCGGTATCGTAGTAGCATTACTAGGAAACGGATAG